Within the Halomonas sp. HL-93 genome, the region TGCCCCATTAGCAGGATGATTTTTAGTTATCCTAGCCGCCCTTTATCTTAGTGCCAGGATTTATCAACACGACGCTTATTCTGACGCTGGGAGCTGGGCAATGTGGGAGAGCTATATCACCGGACTGGTGGTGTGTGGCGGCATTATCATGGCGATTGGGGCGCAGAACGCCTACATTCTGGGGCTGGCGATTCGTCGCGAGTATCACTGGTGGTCGGCGGGTCTTTGCATCAGCGCGGATATTATTCTGCTCACGGCGGGAATGTTTGGGGTGAGCGCCTTCCTGCTGACGATGCCCAGCGCTATGGAAGTTATGCGCTGGGTGGGCGTGGTGTTTTTGAGCTGGCTGGCGGCGCAGGCGTTGTTCAGAGCCTTTAGCGGTCGGCAGGGCCTAAGCGCCGAAGCGGGCAAGGCGCGCAGTTTAATCAAAGTGATTTTCGCAACCCTTGCCGTCACCGTGCTCAATCCACAGGTCTACCTGGATACGCTGCTGCTGATACCCGCCATTGGCGCCCAGCAGGAGAGCGCCGGTGTGTTTGTGGCGGGGGCCTCTACCGCTTCTATCCTCTGGTTTAGCCTGCTGGCCTGGGGTGGCGCTGCACTCTCGCCTTGGCTTTCAAAACCTATCGCGTGGCGCACTATCGATGGCCTGATTGGCTTGATGATGGCCGGGATCGCCGTGCACCTGGCGCTTAATGCCGGCTGAAATAGGCTTCCATTACCGCGATGACCTTATCGATAACCGCATCGCTAATATCTCGATGTGCGACAAAGCGCGTGGCGTAGAGTAGCTCAATCAAAATACCGTGCTCTTTAAGCCAAGTGGAAAGTGGCTGAACGTGTTGATCGGGGAAGTGCGCGAATACCATATTGGTTGCCTGGGAAGTAATTTCGACCCCTGGCAGCTTTGCCAAGCCTTCGGCCAAGCGCGCCGCTCGGCGGTGATCGTCGGCCAGGTCTGCTACGTGATGGTCTAATGCATGCTGGCAGGCAGCGGCGATAATGCCTGATTGGCGCATGCCGCCACCGACGACTTTACGCCAGCGACGAGCGCGGTCGATCAATGCTTGCGAGCCCACCAGTGCCGAGCCGATGGGCGCTCCCAGGCCTTTCGAGAAGCACAGCGAGACGCTATCAAACGGCACGCACAACTGCTTGAGCGAAGTATCCGTGGCGACCGCCGC harbors:
- a CDS encoding LysE/ArgO family amino acid transporter — its product is MWESYITGLVVCGGIIMAIGAQNAYILGLAIRREYHWWSAGLCISADIILLTAGMFGVSAFLLTMPSAMEVMRWVGVVFLSWLAAQALFRAFSGRQGLSAEAGKARSLIKVIFATLAVTVLNPQVYLDTLLLIPAIGAQQESAGVFVAGASTASILWFSLLAWGGAALSPWLSKPIAWRTIDGLIGLMMAGIAVHLALNAG